A genomic segment from Fodinicola acaciae encodes:
- a CDS encoding DUF5318 family protein translates to MRTRRLVVDYALQRRALLREVYSGRVGTSEVCDASPYLVRAAKYHGEMTETHCPVCRRENLWHVNYIYGDELRTSAGQARPSAELATLATTYDCFDVYVVEVCRGCFWNHLVVKFTLGRDGLGQSDEKSTRAKVRRAGRDG, encoded by the coding sequence GTGAGGACTCGGCGACTGGTTGTCGACTACGCGCTGCAGCGGCGTGCCCTGCTGCGCGAGGTCTACTCCGGCCGTGTCGGCACCAGCGAGGTCTGTGACGCTTCGCCGTATTTGGTGCGCGCCGCGAAATATCACGGCGAAATGACCGAGACGCACTGTCCGGTCTGCCGGCGCGAGAACCTCTGGCACGTCAACTACATCTACGGCGACGAGCTGCGCACTTCCGCAGGTCAGGCACGTCCCTCCGCGGAGTTGGCGACACTGGCGACGACCTATGATTGCTTCGATGTGTACGTTGTAGAGGTCTGCCGCGGCTGTTTCTGGAATCATCTCGTGGTGAAGTTCACCCTCGGCCGGGATGGCCTCGGGCAGTCGGACGAGAAGTCCACCCGCGCAAAGGTGCGCCGCGCAGGGAGAGACGGCTAG
- a CDS encoding inositol-3-phosphate synthase: MGSVRVAIVGVGNCASSLVQGVRFYREARPDTRVPGLMHVVFGDYHVRDVEFVAAFDVDAKKVGHDLADAIVSSENNTITIADVPPTGVTVQRGHTFDGLGKYYQQTITESDDEPVDIVAALRKSGADVLVSYLPVGSEQADRFYAQCALDAGVAFVNALPVFIASDPEWAARFTAAGVPIVGDDIKSQVGATITHRVLAKLFEDRGVILDRTMQLNVGGNMDFLNMLERERLESKKISKTQSVTSQLSHDLGAGNVHIGPSDYVQWLDDRKWAYVRLEGRAFGDVPLNLEYKLEVWDSPNSAGIIIDAIRAAKIAKDRGIGGPILSASSYFMKSPPEQYSDSEARDAVEKFIRGEIDR; the protein is encoded by the coding sequence ATGGGATCCGTACGCGTGGCGATTGTCGGTGTCGGCAACTGTGCCTCGTCGCTGGTGCAGGGGGTGCGTTTCTATCGCGAGGCGCGGCCGGACACCCGGGTGCCGGGACTCATGCACGTCGTCTTCGGCGACTATCACGTGCGGGACGTGGAGTTCGTCGCCGCTTTCGACGTGGACGCCAAGAAGGTCGGCCACGACCTGGCCGATGCGATCGTCTCCAGCGAGAACAACACGATCACGATCGCCGACGTGCCGCCGACCGGTGTGACCGTACAGCGCGGACACACCTTCGACGGACTGGGAAAGTACTACCAACAAACCATTACCGAGTCCGACGACGAACCGGTGGACATTGTCGCCGCATTGCGCAAAAGCGGCGCGGACGTGCTGGTTTCGTATCTGCCGGTCGGATCGGAGCAGGCCGACCGGTTCTACGCACAATGCGCACTGGACGCCGGTGTCGCGTTTGTCAACGCGCTGCCGGTTTTCATCGCCTCCGACCCGGAATGGGCGGCCAGGTTCACCGCGGCCGGTGTGCCGATCGTCGGCGACGACATCAAGTCACAGGTCGGCGCGACCATCACCCATCGCGTGCTGGCCAAGCTTTTCGAGGACCGCGGCGTGATCCTGGACCGTACGATGCAGCTCAACGTCGGCGGCAACATGGACTTCCTGAACATGTTGGAGCGGGAACGGCTGGAGTCCAAGAAAATCTCCAAGACCCAGTCGGTCACCTCGCAGCTGTCGCACGACCTCGGCGCCGGCAACGTCCACATTGGACCGTCGGACTACGTGCAGTGGCTGGACGACCGGAAATGGGCCTACGTGCGGCTGGAGGGCCGCGCTTTCGGTGACGTGCCACTGAATCTGGAATACAAGCTCGAGGTGTGGGACTCGCCGAACTCGGCCGGCATCATCATCGACGCCATCCGGGCCGCGAAAATCGCCAAGGACCGCGGCATCGGCGGGCCGATCCTGTCGGCCTCGAGCTATTTCATGAAATCGCCACCGGAGCAGTATTCCGACTCCGAAGCACGTGACGCGGTGGAGAAGTTCATCCGCGGCGAGATCGACCGCTAG
- a CDS encoding transglycosylase domain-containing protein: protein MDSPKPSRGSASVGGPYGSSPDPTRSRRSSTYGGSASVPPPPADRPVRGSSSRSGNLGTSGGTPTRGSARPVSGSARPVSGSASVGSASGSARPVSGSARVGSARPVSGDSTGLQGRATPPGRGDRARHGSPGGPAGPGAPNGPGRPGGNGRGGSGAGGKKKGKKGRKRKIALISGFVVLLLLFGGVGAGYAAVQVPLPADVPRAQISTIYYDDGKTVLARIGSENRTDVPITKISKQMQFAMVSAEDHSFYENSGISPTGILRAVWSTITGGDVQGGSTITQQYVKNAYLSSEQTVTRKLKEIVLATKADQKYSKDQIMEFYLNTIAFGRGSYGIEAAAQSFFGVHASQLTYAQGAVLAGLVKSPNGAYDPGLHPQAAKKRWDYVMNGLVDLGKITKAERDATQYPKTLPRKESYGASTGLSGWSGIIVKRVEAELQTHGISNEQLETGGYQIVTTINKKAQDAAVRAQRDVLSDQPKELATALASVEPGTGKIKAYYGGEGGRTGFDLAAAEHPPGSSFKAYALAEAISQGISIKSVWNGSDNQMFPNETKPVKNSDGESCGNCTLIKATTLSLNTTFYALVAKVGAKKVIERAGQSGIRQIQRYTPIDQFNQPNIRSTALGQYSISVLDQADGFATFAANGTHAEPYFVQNVKRPDGGAVYQASPKTNLAFSPDVAADATYAMQTVVDTARHGGLDDRKAAGKTGTAQYQNTDQNAHAWMCGYTPQLATAVWIGHSKNDGPIKNSSGSIIYGSGLPYLIWQATMNGALKGDESKSFPDPKFLGDDTAGNGHLAPSPNPSGSVSPSPSGGVDGGVDGNVDGGTGGTTGGTGGNPHPTPTRGGGIFTGGPGQ from the coding sequence ATGGACTCCCCGAAGCCCAGCCGCGGATCCGCCAGCGTCGGCGGCCCGTACGGGTCCTCACCCGACCCGACCCGGAGCCGTCGGTCCTCGACCTACGGCGGATCTGCCAGCGTCCCGCCGCCACCGGCCGACCGGCCGGTCCGCGGCAGCAGCAGCCGGAGCGGCAACCTCGGCACCTCCGGCGGCACGCCGACCCGTGGTTCGGCCCGCCCGGTGAGCGGTTCGGCCCGACCCGTGAGCGGCTCGGCCAGCGTCGGTTCGGCCAGCGGTTCGGCGCGGCCGGTGAGCGGCTCGGCCAGAGTCGGCTCGGCCCGGCCGGTCAGCGGCGACTCCACCGGCCTGCAGGGCCGTGCGACGCCGCCGGGTCGCGGTGACCGCGCTCGGCATGGCAGCCCGGGTGGCCCCGCTGGCCCCGGTGCCCCGAACGGGCCGGGCCGTCCCGGCGGCAACGGCCGTGGCGGCAGTGGTGCCGGTGGCAAGAAAAAGGGGAAGAAAGGCCGAAAGCGCAAGATCGCGCTGATTTCCGGCTTTGTCGTCCTTCTGCTGCTGTTCGGTGGCGTCGGCGCCGGATACGCGGCCGTCCAGGTGCCGCTGCCGGCGGACGTGCCCCGCGCGCAGATCTCGACCATCTACTACGACGACGGCAAGACCGTCCTCGCGCGCATCGGCAGCGAAAACCGTACGGACGTGCCGATCACCAAGATCTCCAAGCAGATGCAGTTCGCCATGGTGTCGGCCGAGGACCACAGCTTCTACGAGAACAGCGGCATCTCGCCGACCGGCATCCTGCGCGCGGTCTGGTCGACGATCACCGGCGGCGACGTGCAGGGTGGCTCGACCATCACGCAGCAGTACGTCAAGAACGCGTATCTGAGCAGCGAGCAGACGGTCACCCGCAAGCTCAAGGAAATCGTGCTGGCCACCAAGGCCGACCAGAAATACTCCAAAGACCAGATCATGGAGTTCTACCTGAACACGATTGCCTTCGGCCGGGGGTCGTACGGCATCGAGGCGGCCGCGCAGTCGTTCTTCGGCGTGCACGCCAGCCAGTTGACCTACGCACAGGGTGCGGTGCTGGCCGGCCTGGTGAAGTCACCGAACGGCGCGTACGACCCCGGCCTGCATCCGCAGGCGGCGAAGAAGCGCTGGGACTACGTCATGAACGGTCTCGTCGACCTGGGCAAGATCACCAAGGCCGAGCGCGACGCCACGCAATATCCGAAGACGCTGCCGCGCAAGGAGTCCTACGGCGCTTCGACCGGCCTGAGCGGCTGGTCCGGCATCATCGTCAAGCGTGTCGAGGCGGAGCTCCAGACACACGGCATCAGCAACGAGCAGCTGGAGACCGGCGGCTACCAGATCGTCACGACCATCAACAAGAAGGCGCAGGACGCGGCGGTCCGTGCGCAGCGGGACGTGCTGTCCGACCAACCGAAGGAGCTGGCCACCGCGCTGGCCTCGGTGGAGCCCGGCACCGGAAAGATCAAGGCCTACTACGGCGGCGAAGGTGGCCGGACCGGCTTCGACCTGGCCGCGGCCGAACACCCACCCGGCTCGTCGTTCAAGGCGTACGCGCTGGCCGAGGCGATCAGCCAGGGGATCAGCATCAAGTCGGTGTGGAACGGCTCGGACAACCAGATGTTCCCCAACGAGACCAAGCCGGTGAAGAACTCCGACGGCGAGTCGTGCGGCAACTGCACGCTGATCAAGGCGACCACGCTGTCGTTGAACACCACCTTCTACGCGCTGGTCGCGAAGGTCGGAGCGAAGAAGGTCATCGAGCGCGCCGGCCAGTCCGGCATCCGCCAGATCCAGCGCTACACCCCGATCGACCAGTTCAACCAGCCCAACATCCGGTCCACGGCGCTGGGTCAGTACAGCATCTCGGTGCTCGACCAGGCCGACGGCTTCGCGACCTTCGCGGCCAACGGCACCCACGCCGAGCCGTACTTCGTGCAGAACGTGAAGCGGCCGGACGGCGGCGCGGTCTACCAGGCCTCGCCGAAGACCAACCTGGCGTTCAGCCCGGACGTGGCGGCGGATGCCACGTACGCGATGCAGACGGTCGTCGACACCGCGCGCCACGGTGGTCTGGACGACCGTAAGGCGGCTGGTAAGACCGGAACCGCGCAATACCAGAACACCGACCAGAACGCGCACGCGTGGATGTGTGGCTACACGCCGCAGCTGGCCACCGCGGTGTGGATCGGCCACAGCAAGAACGATGGCCCGATCAAGAACTCCAGCGGCTCGATCATCTATGGTTCCGGCCTGCCGTACCTGATCTGGCAGGCCACGATGAACGGCGCACTCAAGGGTGACGAGTCCAAGTCGTTCCCCGACCCGAAGTTCCTCGGTGACGACACCGCCGGCAACGGCCACCTGGCGCCGAGTCCCAACCCGAGCGGCAGCGTGTCGCCATCGCCATCCGGCGGGGTCGACGGTGGTGTGGACGGCAACGTGGACGGCGGCACCGGCGGCACCACCGGAGGGACCGGCGGCAATCCGCATCCCACCCCGACAAGAGGCGGGGGCATCTTCACGGGTGGCCCTGGGCAATGA
- a CDS encoding PrsW family glutamic-type intramembrane protease codes for MATSLVVAGVGVLAGGKGGGIARVFVAILFLVGLVTIGVLATAGISQFVVKDARTRYRSLAIAAAVGGGITVLLLGVVWLLDVAGSPAGYALSLPTVAAGLWACRRIRTNRPPAWWLVLLALVWGAVVATSIALLVETVFADVLDVVDLPAIIGRTLSPAIVEEFCKGCGVLILMTVFPRRLHGMVAGLVIGTVVGLGFQSAEALGYMHGGLDTMLYQYWYRLSAGLALGHASYTALTGAGIGLASQQRSVSARICCTLGGLVAAVTAHLIWNTAVAFDLLWTPDIPALYLFVAIPLTLLVFKGPALVLVATLAIVGNRRETRTVAAELAAEAAAEDEDRAVFPDELASLGSPSRRKQIRLRTLIRAGWDAYRRLARLHRLQIDLALTRWYRREGAVALPADAETRLRRAAYAIRHGKPAPPPVFPPVPQPQPDADPPGPSLARVIATEGPRPAAVVRAWAVPLAGALADLHRTGVVHGGLTPSTVRVAAGGPVLADAAVQKASSPASLRYAAAITGHTSFLSPQLRKGQSATAADDMYALGAVLFFAVTGRGPGAGLDGVTDPALRQLISDCLDEDPARRPAAAAVADRLAVTPSATPVSTLPSSGAPVRAATWWAVGIGAVAVLAVLAVVLVVGTAAVTYRYASAGSSRTTGEPTSTPTTDEPEPTDSPSTSLADLKSPCDVPDTSTVDDFDMTYLKSDSGSGWRLCGWTAYPDGESEDKAGLAVEYQDHAPATDGFTSVSVAGVSDATERRGLDGYDNGCQVQWPTSYGTAVVTAIFPESSEKDSCALAERFAGAVSTGMPG; via the coding sequence ATGGCGACCTCGTTGGTGGTGGCCGGCGTCGGTGTCCTGGCCGGCGGCAAAGGCGGTGGCATCGCGCGGGTCTTCGTGGCGATCCTGTTCCTTGTCGGGCTCGTGACGATCGGCGTCCTGGCCACGGCCGGGATCTCGCAGTTCGTCGTCAAAGACGCGCGTACGCGTTATCGCAGCCTCGCCATCGCGGCCGCGGTCGGTGGCGGGATCACCGTGCTGTTGCTGGGAGTCGTGTGGCTGTTGGACGTGGCCGGATCGCCGGCGGGCTATGCGCTGTCACTGCCGACCGTCGCCGCCGGGCTATGGGCCTGCCGCCGGATCCGCACCAACCGGCCTCCGGCCTGGTGGCTGGTGTTGTTGGCGTTGGTGTGGGGCGCCGTTGTCGCCACCAGCATCGCGCTCTTGGTCGAGACCGTTTTCGCGGACGTTCTCGACGTCGTGGACCTTCCCGCGATCATCGGCCGAACCCTCAGCCCCGCGATCGTGGAGGAATTCTGCAAGGGCTGCGGTGTCCTGATCCTCATGACCGTGTTTCCGCGACGGCTGCACGGCATGGTCGCCGGGTTGGTCATCGGCACGGTCGTCGGCCTGGGATTTCAGTCCGCCGAGGCGCTCGGATACATGCACGGTGGCCTGGACACGATGCTCTACCAGTACTGGTACCGGCTCAGCGCCGGGTTGGCCCTCGGTCACGCCAGCTACACCGCCCTGACCGGTGCCGGCATCGGACTGGCGAGCCAGCAGCGAAGTGTGTCGGCCAGGATCTGCTGCACGCTGGGTGGCCTGGTCGCGGCGGTCACGGCTCACCTGATCTGGAACACCGCCGTCGCCTTCGACCTGCTGTGGACGCCGGACATTCCGGCTCTGTACCTGTTCGTCGCCATTCCGCTGACACTGCTGGTCTTCAAGGGCCCGGCACTGGTGTTGGTGGCGACGCTGGCGATCGTCGGCAACCGCCGCGAGACGCGTACGGTGGCCGCTGAGCTGGCTGCCGAAGCGGCGGCCGAGGACGAGGACCGTGCGGTTTTCCCGGACGAGCTGGCCAGCCTCGGCAGTCCGTCCAGGCGCAAGCAGATCCGGCTCCGCACGCTCATCCGCGCCGGCTGGGACGCCTACCGGAGGTTGGCCCGGCTGCACCGGCTGCAGATCGACCTCGCGCTGACCCGTTGGTATCGCAGAGAAGGCGCAGTCGCGCTGCCGGCGGACGCGGAAACCCGCCTTCGACGGGCCGCGTACGCGATCCGGCACGGCAAGCCGGCACCGCCGCCCGTGTTTCCGCCAGTGCCACAGCCGCAACCCGATGCCGACCCGCCGGGACCGTCGCTCGCCAGGGTGATCGCGACCGAGGGTCCGCGGCCGGCCGCGGTCGTACGCGCCTGGGCCGTGCCACTGGCCGGCGCGTTGGCGGACCTGCATCGGACTGGTGTTGTCCACGGAGGACTGACGCCGTCGACCGTACGCGTCGCCGCCGGCGGGCCGGTGCTGGCCGACGCGGCTGTCCAGAAGGCATCGAGCCCGGCGTCGCTCAGGTATGCGGCGGCCATCACCGGCCACACGAGCTTCCTGAGTCCGCAGCTCCGCAAAGGGCAGAGCGCGACCGCTGCCGACGACATGTACGCGCTGGGTGCGGTGCTCTTCTTCGCCGTGACCGGCCGGGGTCCCGGAGCCGGCCTGGACGGGGTCACCGACCCGGCGCTGCGGCAGCTGATCTCCGACTGTCTCGACGAGGATCCGGCCCGGCGTCCGGCCGCTGCCGCCGTGGCCGACCGGCTGGCGGTGACACCGAGCGCGACACCCGTGTCGACGCTCCCGAGCTCCGGCGCGCCGGTCAGGGCCGCCACCTGGTGGGCCGTCGGCATTGGCGCCGTGGCCGTCCTGGCCGTACTCGCCGTCGTCCTGGTGGTCGGCACCGCGGCGGTGACCTACCGATACGCGTCCGCTGGATCGTCTCGCACGACCGGAGAGCCAACGTCGACCCCGACCACCGACGAACCGGAGCCAACCGACAGTCCGTCGACGTCGCTGGCCGACCTGAAGTCACCGTGCGACGTGCCCGACACCTCCACGGTGGACGATTTCGACATGACATACCTGAAATCCGACAGCGGGTCCGGCTGGCGGCTGTGCGGTTGGACCGCCTATCCGGACGGGGAGTCCGAGGACAAGGCCGGTCTGGCGGTGGAATATCAGGACCACGCGCCGGCGACGGACGGTTTCACCAGCGTATCCGTCGCCGGCGTGTCCGACGCGACCGAACGGCGGGGGTTGGACGGCTATGACAACGGCTGCCAGGTCCAGTGGCCGACCTCGTACGGCACCGCGGTGGTGACCGCGATTTTCCCGGAGTCGTCGGAAAAGGACTCCTGCGCACTGGCCGAGCGTTTCGCCGGTGCGGTCAGCACCGGCATGCCCGGCTAG